In Falsibacillus albus, one genomic interval encodes:
- a CDS encoding DMT family transporter — protein MRIYGALISLSLIWGLSFVFIKWLSEFAGVWGTVFIRCLAGAVILLPILYIKRKEIIRPIPWKNLIIVGILNCGLPWGLISLSETALNSSTAAVLNAMTPICTGLIGFLFFSNKLNRMQWAGIFIGFIGIWVLMGAHVKPVETFSFVGFGTMLLATICYGSASQFTKHYLNGAGVVLITTVSLLTGSLIGLLGMILSGPSMTEPLSGEVWISIIGLGCFGSGIATLLYFYIMTKGSPEFASTVTYIIPATAMIWGYVLLHEHITKNLVIGLLIIFTGIAMTKARKRKIIGGQPARKHA, from the coding sequence ATGCGCATCTATGGAGCACTTATTTCACTGAGTTTGATTTGGGGTCTATCATTCGTTTTTATTAAATGGCTTTCAGAATTTGCAGGTGTCTGGGGAACTGTATTCATCCGCTGCTTAGCAGGAGCGGTCATCCTCCTTCCGATTCTATACATAAAGAGAAAGGAAATCATCAGACCGATTCCGTGGAAAAACTTGATCATCGTCGGGATTTTGAACTGCGGACTCCCATGGGGATTGATTTCCTTAAGTGAAACGGCACTAAACAGCAGTACAGCTGCTGTATTGAATGCAATGACACCGATTTGCACCGGCTTAATCGGGTTCCTTTTCTTTTCAAACAAACTTAATCGAATGCAATGGGCGGGCATCTTCATTGGGTTTATTGGTATTTGGGTGTTGATGGGTGCTCACGTAAAACCGGTAGAAACTTTTAGCTTTGTCGGTTTTGGCACGATGCTCCTCGCCACTATCTGCTACGGGTCGGCATCACAGTTCACTAAGCATTATTTGAATGGGGCAGGAGTCGTTTTGATCACGACCGTTTCCTTACTGACGGGGTCGTTGATCGGGCTGTTGGGAATGATTTTGTCAGGTCCTTCAATGACAGAACCTCTTTCGGGTGAAGTATGGATATCCATTATTGGTTTGGGATGTTTCGGTTCAGGTATTGCCACACTCCTCTATTTTTATATCATGACAAAGGGAAGTCCGGAGTTTGCCTCTACTGTCACCTATATCATACCCGCTACAGCAATGATTTGGGGATATGTCCTCCTTCATGAACATATCACGAAAAACTTAGTGATCGGTTTGTTGATCATCTTTACCGGCATTGCCATGACCAAGGCAAGGAAAAGAAAAATCATCGGTGGGCAACCGGCAAGAAAACACGCCTAA
- a CDS encoding TetR family transcriptional regulator has translation MPKVTKDHKRKRKAEIAEAARKIFIQKGFEQTTMTDVVNFTGFSRGSVYQYFSSTDEMFRFLTDQSDSGFENTIQTLLQKHGSAWNAIDEYLAAIQENFIDNELGFGIVQFEYFINSARKEERANYLLTRYNSAVKSFSDLIHHGIQNGEFKPIQPVEAIVLFFINVTDGLLMQRLLTINILPPSKVYVSEQLEGLKIYLKQVLQFHKE, from the coding sequence TTGCCAAAGGTAACCAAGGATCACAAAAGAAAGCGCAAGGCTGAAATAGCTGAGGCAGCACGTAAAATTTTCATTCAAAAAGGCTTTGAGCAAACCACCATGACAGATGTTGTGAACTTTACAGGCTTCAGCAGAGGCAGCGTATATCAATATTTCTCAAGCACAGATGAAATGTTTCGCTTCCTGACTGATCAAAGTGATTCTGGGTTCGAGAATACAATCCAGACACTTCTTCAAAAGCATGGATCTGCTTGGAATGCAATTGATGAATATTTAGCTGCCATCCAAGAGAATTTTATTGATAACGAGCTGGGCTTTGGGATTGTTCAGTTCGAATACTTCATAAATAGTGCGCGAAAAGAAGAACGGGCAAATTATTTATTGACTCGGTACAATTCAGCAGTGAAGAGTTTTTCCGACCTGATTCACCATGGCATTCAAAACGGTGAGTTCAAACCGATCCAGCCGGTTGAAGCGATTGTTCTCTTTTTCATTAATGTAACGGATGGTTTACTGATGCAGCGCCTCCTGACGATCAACATTCTCCCCCCTTCAAAAGTTTATGTAAGCGAACAGCTTGAAGGACTGAAAATATATTTAAAACAGGTGCTTCAATTTCACAAAGAATAA
- a CDS encoding P-loop NTPase family protein, producing MKRIMVIGVSAGVGKSTFAKRLGTALNIPVFHLDAYFWKPGWVQASLEDFSSAQRNIAERNSWIMEGNYTNTYEIRAEKADTIIYLELPRRVCLFRVFKRWLKNIGRTRPDLGEGCKEKLDWEFLKFIWTTYFPRKEKMNVRFQDFLAKGSNNEVITLKNKKEIKAYIEAIEQESIRVHQTKGVIEQ from the coding sequence ATGAAAAGGATCATGGTGATTGGGGTAAGTGCTGGCGTAGGGAAATCAACGTTTGCAAAAAGGCTAGGGACAGCTTTGAATATTCCAGTATTTCATTTGGATGCATACTTTTGGAAGCCGGGCTGGGTTCAAGCGAGCCTTGAAGATTTTTCTTCTGCACAGAGAAATATTGCGGAAAGAAATTCATGGATCATGGAAGGGAATTACACCAATACATATGAAATCAGAGCAGAGAAAGCTGATACGATCATCTACCTGGAGCTGCCCCGCCGCGTATGTCTTTTTCGAGTATTCAAAAGATGGCTGAAAAACATTGGCAGGACACGTCCGGATCTTGGGGAAGGCTGTAAGGAAAAGCTTGATTGGGAATTTCTCAAATTCATTTGGACGACTTATTTTCCTCGAAAAGAAAAAATGAATGTACGATTTCAAGACTTTCTGGCAAAAGGGTCAAATAATGAGGTCATTACACTGAAAAATAAAAAGGAAATCAAAGCATACATTGAAGCGATCGAACAAGAATCCATAAGAGTTCATCAAACAAAAGGAGTGATTGAACAATAA
- a CDS encoding MFS transporter has translation MKTLFRNKQYLFLICAQIVSSLGDWLNILALLILAGVDFHASPLGITLLMLCFSIPMTLFGPFTGVFADRYDRKKLMVAADLIRAAAVFGIVFAPALWTVYILVFLQSSFSALFTPAKNGKLKEIIPDDQMQQAVTISAMIDQVSKIIGPVLSGLLISAFSTKASFYIDAATFILSAIFLSQLTISVPKRISENHSKKKNRIFHDMMDGFSFIRSIPILLLGLCVLSSVLLVLQIADNQIIILLREVPHSPVKIFGYAMAASGAGMFIMSIILAKKEIKSAHAFISIGSVGIGAGYALMVYLVHQPVNIIMACLPLLGMLVGMSAAAVFIPFNVMAQKTTPVNLSGRIFGTINSMTSGAAIIGMVLGGILVELFGADTTFLLSGSFLIIIGIAAILSTVFLKGSDMFAKGNQGSQKKAQG, from the coding sequence ATGAAAACATTATTCAGGAATAAACAGTATTTGTTTTTGATTTGCGCACAAATCGTCTCAAGCCTTGGGGATTGGCTGAATATTTTAGCTCTATTGATCCTTGCCGGTGTGGATTTTCACGCTTCTCCATTGGGCATCACTTTGTTGATGCTTTGTTTCTCGATTCCAATGACGCTTTTTGGCCCATTTACTGGGGTATTCGCCGACCGATATGATCGCAAAAAGTTGATGGTTGCTGCCGATCTCATCCGGGCAGCAGCCGTATTCGGAATCGTTTTTGCCCCTGCTTTGTGGACTGTCTACATCTTGGTCTTTCTCCAAAGTTCATTTTCAGCGCTTTTCACTCCTGCCAAAAATGGAAAATTGAAAGAAATCATTCCTGATGATCAAATGCAACAAGCGGTTACGATCAGTGCCATGATCGATCAAGTCAGCAAGATCATCGGACCGGTCCTCAGCGGTTTGTTAATTTCGGCATTCAGCACCAAGGCTTCTTTTTATATAGATGCCGCAACGTTCATCCTATCAGCCATCTTTTTATCACAATTAACCATCAGTGTCCCCAAGAGAATATCAGAGAATCATTCCAAGAAGAAAAACCGTATCTTTCATGATATGATGGACGGCTTTTCCTTCATTCGCTCTATTCCGATATTGTTATTAGGGCTTTGTGTTCTTAGTTCCGTTCTCTTAGTGCTACAGATTGCTGATAATCAAATCATCATCCTTCTTAGAGAAGTTCCGCATTCACCTGTGAAAATATTTGGCTACGCAATGGCAGCATCTGGGGCCGGCATGTTCATCATGTCCATTATCTTGGCGAAAAAAGAAATCAAGTCTGCTCATGCCTTTATTTCAATAGGATCGGTGGGAATCGGTGCCGGCTATGCATTAATGGTGTATTTAGTCCATCAGCCGGTCAATATCATTATGGCATGTCTTCCATTATTGGGTATGCTTGTTGGTATGAGTGCAGCTGCCGTATTCATCCCTTTCAATGTCATGGCGCAAAAAACAACGCCAGTAAACCTAAGCGGAAGGATATTTGGTACAATAAACAGTATGACTTCGGGAGCAGCCATAATCGGGATGGTGCTTGGAGGCATCCTCGTGGAACTATTTGGCGCCGATACTACTTTTCTGTTGTCAGGAAGTTTTCTGATTATCATAGGGATTGCAGCCATCCTATCAACAGTATTTTTAAAAGGAAGTGATATGTTTGCCAAAGGTAACCAAGGATCACAAAAGAAAGCGCAAGGCTGA
- a CDS encoding DUF3139 domain-containing protein, with product MKKKLLSLLLIVFCILFGGFGILYDGLYGNPFRDYLMKNDTMRYLNDIGYTKNDLLSVRTNYSMKINSDKVKGTLAKVTFKDEPQDTYIYFQQNSNQKIIQACDYLDGHIMKNNYTPERKHMLKNCKSIY from the coding sequence ATGAAAAAGAAGTTGCTATCATTGCTGCTTATTGTTTTTTGTATCCTATTTGGAGGATTCGGTATATTGTATGATGGACTGTACGGAAATCCTTTCCGAGATTATTTGATGAAAAATGACACAATGAGATATTTAAATGATATCGGGTATACAAAAAATGATCTTTTGTCAGTAAGAACAAACTATTCTATGAAAATAAATTCGGATAAAGTCAAAGGAACACTTGCTAAGGTGACTTTCAAGGATGAGCCCCAAGACACATATATTTATTTTCAACAGAATTCTAACCAAAAAATTATCCAGGCATGCGACTACTTAGATGGGCACATAATGAAAAATAACTATACGCCTGAACGAAAACACATGCTTAAAAACTGCAAAAGCATCTACTAA
- a CDS encoding FMN-dependent NADH-azoreductase: MAKVLYITAHPHDDTQSYSMAVGKAFIDSYKEANQNDEVVHIDLYRENIPQIDADVFSGWGKLQTGKGFEELSSEEQAKVGRLAELSEQFVSADKYVFVTPLWNFSFPPVMKAYLDSVAVAGKTFKYTEQGPVGLLTDKKAVHIQARGGVYSEGPAAGMEMGHRYLSVLMQFFGVPSFDGIFVEGHNAMPDKAEEIKANAIARAKDAAKTF, encoded by the coding sequence ATGGCAAAAGTATTGTACATCACTGCTCATCCACACGATGATACTCAATCTTACAGCATGGCAGTCGGGAAGGCATTTATTGATTCTTATAAAGAAGCAAATCAGAATGATGAGGTCGTTCATATCGATCTATATCGTGAAAATATCCCCCAAATCGATGCGGATGTATTCAGCGGATGGGGAAAACTCCAAACAGGAAAAGGATTTGAAGAACTTTCATCAGAAGAGCAAGCAAAGGTTGGCCGTTTGGCTGAGTTGAGCGAGCAATTTGTTTCAGCTGACAAATACGTTTTCGTCACTCCATTATGGAACTTCTCATTCCCGCCAGTGATGAAAGCATATCTTGATTCAGTGGCGGTTGCCGGGAAGACATTCAAGTATACAGAACAAGGGCCGGTCGGTCTATTGACAGACAAAAAAGCGGTTCACATCCAAGCACGTGGAGGCGTATATTCCGAAGGTCCGGCAGCAGGGATGGAAATGGGGCATCGCTATCTTTCCGTATTGATGCAGTTCTTCGGTGTGCCTTCCTTCGATGGAATCTTTGTTGAAGGTCACAATGCAATGCCGGACAAAGCGGAAGAAATCAAAGCAAACGCAATTGCCCGCGCAAAAGATGCTGCAAAAACATTTTAA
- a CDS encoding phosphotransferase family protein, with protein MDIREIINELTVKQIISDTSIQVVPLSGGTSSEVFLLLERDHHRFVVKLNEETVLSAEAGFLQNYQSVKHFPDLVYQDPANRYIVYTFLQGSTNYTRRHKKKMLKILVHEAINHYKKEEDHAKWGWLGEEKDSWRAFLHGRIEETSGLLQGFLSVEDIQYVRGLVDQPERYSYLDAPFLIHGDCGVHNFLFNDGDLSGVIDPTPIYGDPLYDLIYAFCSSPDDLSRETIECAAAELNGYHAICGHFLYGEVLIGLFLRMGTCLIHHPNDLEEYMVAWKYWKNACQDG; from the coding sequence ATGGACATAAGAGAAATCATTAATGAATTAACTGTGAAACAAATAATTTCTGACACCAGTATCCAAGTCGTGCCGCTTTCCGGGGGCACATCCAGCGAAGTATTTCTACTGCTTGAACGTGATCACCATCGCTTTGTAGTGAAATTGAATGAGGAAACAGTCTTATCGGCAGAGGCAGGGTTTTTACAGAATTATCAATCGGTCAAGCACTTTCCTGATCTAGTGTATCAAGATCCTGCTAATCGCTATATCGTATACACATTCTTACAGGGTTCTACAAATTATACCCGAAGACATAAAAAGAAAATGTTAAAAATCTTGGTTCATGAGGCAATCAACCATTACAAGAAAGAAGAGGATCATGCCAAGTGGGGCTGGCTTGGTGAGGAGAAGGATTCATGGCGCGCGTTTTTGCATGGGAGGATCGAAGAAACGTCGGGACTGCTACAAGGATTCTTGAGTGTGGAGGATATTCAATATGTACGCGGGCTAGTCGATCAACCTGAACGCTATTCATATTTGGATGCTCCATTCTTGATTCACGGAGACTGCGGGGTTCATAATTTTTTATTCAATGATGGCGATTTAAGTGGTGTGATCGATCCAACTCCCATTTATGGAGATCCATTGTATGACTTGATTTATGCCTTTTGCTCATCACCAGATGATTTGTCCCGTGAAACAATCGAATGTGCAGCAGCAGAATTAAATGGCTATCACGCTATATGTGGGCATTTCTTATATGGAGAGGTCTTAATAGGCTTGTTTTTGCGGATGGGGACTTGTCTGATTCATCATCCTAATGATCTTGAAGAGTATATGGTTGCCTGGAAATATTGGAAAAACGCATGTCAGGATGGATAA